From a single Arachis hypogaea cultivar Tifrunner chromosome 3, arahy.Tifrunner.gnm2.J5K5, whole genome shotgun sequence genomic region:
- the LOC112789932 gene encoding large ribosomal subunit protein uL22y, with translation MVKYSREPVNPTKSCKARGSDLRVHFKNTRETAFAIRKLPLVKAKRYLEDVLAHKQAIPFRRFCGGVGRTAQAKNRHSNGQGRWPVKSAKFILDLLKNAESNAEVKGLDVDALYISHIQVNQAQKQRRRTYRAHGRINPYMSSPCHIELILSEKEEPVKKEPESQLATSKKSQGLRSGASS, from the exons ATG GTGAAGTACTCCAGAGAACCCGTAAATCCCACCAAGT CTTGCAAGGCTAGAGGCTCTGATTTGAGGGTTCATTTCAAG AACACTAGGGAGACTGCGTTTGCTATCAGGAAGTTGCCGCTTGTTAAGGCAAAGAGGTATTTGGAGGATGTTTTGGCCCACAAACAGGCCATTCCATTCCGACGCTTCTGTGGTGGTGTTGGGAGGACTGCCCAGGCAAAGAACAGACATTCCAATGGACAAGGACGCTGGCCTGTAAAATCAGCTAAATTCATCCTTGATTTGCTCAAGAATGCTGAGAGCAATGCTGAG GTGAAAGGTTTGGATGTGGATGCTCTTTACATTTCCCACATCCAAGTCAACCAAGCACAAAAACAAAGACGCCGCACCTACCGTGCTCACGGAAGAATCAATC CCTACATGTCATCTCCCTGCCACATAGAGTTGATCTTATCCGAGAAGGAAGAGCCTGTTAAGAAAGAG CCGGAGTCCCAGTTGGCAACAAGTAAGAAATCTCAAGGCCTTCGTAGTGGTGCTTCATCCTAA